The Desulforegula conservatrix Mb1Pa genome contains a region encoding:
- a CDS encoding DUF433 domain-containing protein, translated as MVKFDRITQQPDIMGGKACVRNMRVTVGMIVGQIGAGLSIENILADYPYLEREDIMQALRYAAWRAEEREIELVEA; from the coding sequence ATGGTAAAATTTGATCGCATTACACAACAGCCTGATATTATGGGAGGCAAGGCGTGTGTTCGCAACATGCGTGTTACAGTGGGAATGATAGTTGGACAAATCGGAGCAGGATTATCTATTGAAAATATACTTGCAGACTATCCTTATTTAGAGCGCGAGGATATAATGCAGGCATTGCGTTATGCTGCATGGCGAGCCGAAGAACGTGAAATAGAATTGGTCGAAGCATGA